The following proteins come from a genomic window of Diprion similis isolate iyDipSimi1 chromosome 8, iyDipSimi1.1, whole genome shotgun sequence:
- the LOC124409050 gene encoding nuclear transcription factor Y subunit alpha translates to MLPQTIQVAAPNGQIQVVPVSSLAGAGQQIVIQQPQTPQIIQTPDGQTYIYQPVQLEGQVQQAQPTVININGNLMQIAGTTSQTSTSTANTAPVQPLSSPTATASQAGNIVMMVPGNSGQAQFQRVALPNAEFLEEEPLYVNAKQYRRILKRRQARAKLEAEGKIPKERPKYLHESRHRHAMNRIRGEGGRFHSGQVKKRRANTNTMITQHITTTSSTNTIRTISLPATSAVGQHHSNDNMTPAIIIECRNYTRHLSAHSLDVIRKKLGTHIKISHSISAFMDILRKPYSVFVSVSI, encoded by the exons ATGCTGCCGCAAACTATCCAGGTTGCCGCACCTAATGGACAGATTCAAGTAGTACCCGTCTCCAGCTTAGCTGGGGCTGGGCAACAAATAGTTATCCAGCAACCACAGACTCctcaaattattcaaactcCTGATGGACAAACCTACATTTATCAGCCAGTTCAACTCGAAGGACAAGTACAGCAGGCCCAGCCAACAG TTATCAACATCAACGGAAACCTGATGCAAATTGCTGGCACTACATCACAGACGTCTACATCTACGGCGAACACTGCTCCTGTACAACCACTCTCTAGTCCTACCGCAACAGCTTCACAGGCAGGAAATATTGTCATG ATGGTGCCCGGAAACAGTGGTCAAGCACAATTCCAGAGAGTTGCGTTACCTAATGCAGAATTTCTCGAAGAAGAACCCTTGTACGTCAATGCTAAGCAGTATCGTCGCATTTTAAAACGCCGTCAAGCCCGTGCCAAGTTAGAAGCGGAAGGAAAAATACCCAAAGAAAGACCA AAATACCTACACGAGTCACGCCACAGGCATGCAATGAATAGGATTCGTGGGGAAGGAGGTCGTTTTCATTCTGGCCAGGTAAAAAAGAGAAG GGCAAACACAAATACGATGATTACTCAGCATATAACAACGACGAGTAGTACAAATACTATTCGTACAATATCGCTACCGGCGACGAGTGCGGTAGGCCAACATCACAGTAACGACAACATGACACCTGCAATTATAATTGAG TGCCGCAACTACACCAGGCATCTTTCTGCAC ATTCGCTGGACGTGATACGAAAAAAGTTGGGCAcgcatattaaaatttctcaCAGTATATCAGCTTTCATGGATATACTGAGAAAACCATACAGTGTATTT GTATCTGTGTCGATCTAA